In Zygosaccharomyces rouxii strain CBS732 chromosome A complete sequence, the genomic window TACTCGTTGTGTTCGTATGTAACCGATGGATATTAGCGCGGGCATCCTTCGTTAACGAATTTTTTGCACGGCGCTATCATCGGATATTGTTGTCATTGTTACCAATCTTGAGGCACATCATGCACTAATGGAATATTTTTGGTTGGTATTTGTTTTTCACTCGGCACCCTGATTAATAAGGGCGGCTACTGCATTATCACTATCACATAAGAATTATTAGTTTTCTTGAGGGAGAAGAATCCCCCTTGTTTTCATTTGACACCCTTACTAAGAGATGACTAAAAGGTGCAGCTACTACATTGCATTGTAGCATAGATATTATTAATTTTATAGAAAATAAGAGTAAAGAAAGGGCGCGGGGAAGATAAAGCGTTACATTTGGAGGTGTTCATACAAGGCGCTGCCAGCCACTGGTTTCGAAACGATAATAGCAGCCTCCAATTCTGAAGGAGGCATATGAGGAAACCTTTCGTTGTAATATTGCTTAATAAGTGCCCTCTTTATATCTGTTACAGATTGTTCGTCTGGGCAAAGACTTATTGTGCATCCACCCCAACCGGCACCTGTAAGTCTTGAACCCAAGGAACCGTTATTGAGAGCGATGCGACAGATTTGTTCGGTCCCTTCACATGAGCATCCGTAGTTATCACGGCATGAAGCCTGAGATGCATTCATAAGTGTGCCAAAATCTCGTAAAAACTGTTGTGTATCGGTACTTGTACCGTGTACGCTTGTCATTAGACGTAAACATTGCAAAACACGTAGAGCTTCTAAGTACACGTGCTTTGCCCTGAGATAAAGTTGTAGAAGGTGAAACCTAACGGGAAAAGAGGTCAGATACTCTCTTGTAAACTCTTCTGGTGTCATGTCAAGTGCCGCTGATGCTTCTGACATGGTATATCCCTTGCTCTTTGGTCCTAGAGTCTCTTCGACTAATCTCAATGCGTACTGCAgcttttgaatttctttgtCGATCTTATCAGATTCATTGATTTCTACAGCCGTGCTCTCCGTGCCTTCACGGCGCTCGCACAGAGTGTAAATCACTTGACGCAAGTTTCCCGGGGTTTTTTCCCCTGGTAAAGAAACTCCGTGTGTATGTGCTAAGACGCTAGCAGCAATAGTACATTCAACAACACGTAAATTGTAGTTGGTAGGTGCCGTTTCGAATTTATTCGAAACTACTAAGGTATTTGCAATGATAAACCTAACGGATGCAGGTAATGGGAAAGGTGTTGCCTTTAATACAGGTTTAAATTCGACGTATAGGGCGTGATCCTTTTCTCCACAGACACTTGCACATTGATCCATACCACCATTGTTGACACCCAAGTAGTGTTCTGCATCAGCGGTAATTCGCGTGAGATCTTGCTTAGAAATTTCACACTGCGAACCCTTGACGGCCCTTATCGTAGCCAACGCGGTTGCGCAGATAAAAGCGgcagatgatgaaaggCCACCACCAGTAGGCACACTTCCCTGACAGAAAACTTGCATCCCAACATCTCTCATCGGCTGGCCAGTTTCCTGGCAGAAATTTTGTGCAACTAACAAACCGCATTTAAAATAGTTTGACCAATCTGAAAGTGCAGGGTCTATACCTATTGACTCTTCTAGTGGTATATCGAAACAGCGTGGTGCAAATTTAGGATCTGCGTTCGCCAATGTTATCGAAGTCGATCCGCGTACTACACGAACTGCTAAAAGCATCTCAACATCAATAGCCATTGGTAGAACGGAAAAATTACAGTAATCGATGTGTTCACCAATAATGTTGACTCTGCCAGGTGAACGTGAAACGAAATCAGCATCTTCGCCAAAAGTCTCAAAGAAACGACGAGTTATTTCATTGCATCTGTCTAAGGAATATGTGGGCACACTCATTGCCAATGGTATACTGGTTAAATTGTTACAGAGATACATTATAATAtaacaaaagaaaaaacaaaaaaatagaccaaaataaaacaacagcagcaggTAGCAGAAATATTACGAATTAACTTTCGTCTTTATATGcctttttttcctccttcTTTAGGAGCAAATTTAACTTACGCAATGACCTTATGATAACGATACCGTACTGTCCTAGAACTAGAACTAGAACCGGAACCGATGATGATCAATATCGCTGTTTGGTAATACCACGTCTCGCAGTTTGTATTCCTCCGTTCTTCTCCTTTTAGTTCTTGCCCGGTTTCGAACGTCAACCCGATGTTTGACGAATTGTGTCAAGGAAGAATGATCTCAATCAGCTTGAATGCAGGCATAATAATGACTATGGTGGTAAGGCGCATGAAGAAAAATGCGGGGGTAGATGGAGAAAAAAGGTTCTTTTCGGGCGAGTGTGTTCCGGACGGACAAGTGTATTCCGAGCCGCCATTGTGATTTTTATGAGGACAGAAAAGAATAAGGAAACTGAGAATATAAATAAGTACGAAATGCAATTGGATAAAGTGAGAAAGTAATGGCGGTGGATTTTTTACTGGAGTTCAAGGGCGTGAAATGGTTTCTAAGGTTTTGGTAACAGGCGGTGCTGGTTACATTGGTTCTCATGCTGTCGTTGAACTATTAGCCAATGGGTATGAATGTGTTGTAGTGGATAacctttccaattcctctTACGAAAGTTTGGCAAGAGTTCAAGTACTAGCTAAGAAGTATGTTCCCTTCTATAAGGTagatttgatagatttaGAGGCCTTGACCAAGGTTTTCGAGGAACACAGTGATATCGAAAGCGTTATTCATTTTGCAGGTTTGAAAGCTGTTGGAGAGAGTTCACAGATTCCTTTACAGTACTATCAAAACAATGTAAGTGGAACTCTAGTGCTTTTACAGTTGATGCAAAAGTACCGggttaaagaatttgttttttcCTCGTCGGCAACAGTGTATGGTGATTATACTAGGTATCCGGGTATAATACAAGTTCCAGAGACTTGTCCCTTACAGCCTACGAATCCTTATGGTCATACGAAATTTACTATTGAAAATATCTTGAGAGATGTTTCCGCATCTGGTGGTTGGAAATTTGCTATTTTACGTTATTTCAATCCAATCGGTGCACATCCTTCAGGTCTCATTGGTGAAGATCCATTGGGTATTCCAAACAATTTGCTACCTTATATGGCGCAGGTTGCAGTTGGtagaagagaaaaattgtcaGTTTTTGGTAATGATTACGATACGAGAGATGGCACTCCAATAAGAGATTATATTCATGTAGTTGATTTGGCAAAAGGACATGTTGCCGCTTTAAAATACTTGCAGGATcaagaaaatgatatttGCGAAGAATGGAACCTTGGATCTGGGAAGGGATCCAGTGTTCTTGAAATGTACGACGCTTTCACTAGGTCATGTGGGATAAAGATTTCTAAGGAGATCGTTGGTAGAAGAAATGGTGATGTACCTCTTTTAGTGGCTAAACCCACAAAGGCAGAATTAGAGCTTAACTGGAAAACGGAACTAGGTGTTAAAGAATCCTGTGAAGATCTGTGGAGATGGGTTACCAAGAATCCCTTTGGTTATTCACAACATGGTGTTATTGGTACAACGGTACATAAGGGCGACTACGATAATCGTCTTGTTACTTTGGGACATGGATCTAGATTTCAACTGATAATTTCAAACAGAGGAGCCTCCATAATTGATTTACTGGTAGATGGCCAAAGTATAGTTCTGGGTCCAGGTGACCCAGGTGATTATTCAGGCGCCACAATCGGTCGTTATGCCAACCGGATCGTGGGCGGCAAATACGACTTGGATGGTAAAGTTCACCAATTGACTactaatgataatggtaataCAAATCATAGTAGTGTGGGTTGTTACAGCGAAAAACATTTTCTGGGACCACTGGTGAAAACCCCTTCAAAGGGAGTTTTTATTGCAGAGTATGTTTTATTGGATGAACAACCAAGGGATTTTCAGAGTGATTTACAAGTAAGCGTCATCTATACATTAGATGTTCAAGCAAAGGCACTAGATATTCAATATCAAGCGGTTTTAACGAAAGGTGAATCTACGCCGATCAATTTGACAAACCATACttatttcaatttgaacaaagttAATGCAGATACGGTTCAAGGTACGGAAATTCGTTTGGCAACGAACAAAGCAGTTGGACTCGATGGTACATTACACCAGGTAGATGTATCTACATTTAACGacaaggaagaagaagttacCATTCTCGATTCAGTAGAGCCTCGCATCGATCATTGTTTTGTCGTAGCTGAATCTACATCTTTAGACTCTACCAAGGGTAAATTACGTCCTGTGCTTCGGGCCTCGCATCCAGAATCTCATATCTCCTTAGAAGTCTTGACGACTGAACCCAGTTTCCAATTGTACACAGGTGATGGGCTCACTGGATTTACACCAAGATCGGGTTTCGCAGTGGAACCAGCGCGTTACGTCAACGCGATTAATGACGAGAGATGGAAGAAGACTGTAACATTGTCACAGGGAGATGCTTACAGATCGAGGATAGTCTATAGGTTTACATAGTAGTGTTTTTTGTTTATcgaaaaaaagaaagtgTTACATTATTTTTTATGACGTATTGTGAAAGAAAGTCCCTCTTCATGTATCAGCCGTGCCTCATGAGGCTGGTAAGTGTGGGGGAACACGAGAGGACCATCACGCTCCTTTCGGCCTACGGTGCTCCGTCGTCCGGGCGGCACGGGTCATTGTGATCCGCAACTTAGAACAGTTATTACGGAACAAGCCAAATTACGGGCACTACATATAAAGTATTCCTAAAATGCAATTATGATAATTAGAACTACTCAATTGTTTGACGTTTTTCTTCGCGAATCGAAGCATTCCAACGATGACCGCTGCTTTTATTCTTGAAGATCATTCTCACAGGAGATACAATCCTTTGAAAGGTACCTGGGTCCTGGTATCACCTCATAGAGCAAAGAGACCTTGGCTAGGACAAAAAGAAGTTGCTTCTAAACCGGATAATCCACCTTATGACCCTGAATGTTATCTATGTCCTGGTAATTCTAGGGCTACTGGCGCCACCAATCCCCAGTACGATTCGACATTTATCTTTGTCAATGATTTTTCTGCAGTTAAATTAGATCAACCTCATGATATTGGGGAGAGAGCAGGTGAAGAAAGTTTGAAGCAAAGACTTTTCAAGACTGAATCCGTAAGAGGCGTTTGCTTCGTAATTTGCTTCAGCCCTCAACATAATTTGACAATTCCACAGATGCCATTGAATGAAGTGGTTAAAATTGTAGAAGCATGGAACGAATTATACCAAACTGTTTCATTTGAAGCGGCTCAACAAGGAAAACCCTTTAAATATTTACagatatttgaaaataagGGAACAGCTATGGGCTGTTCCAATTTGCATCCTCATGGACAAGCATGGTGTTTAGAATCAGTGCCTACCGAAgtattagaagaattaaaatccataaagaattacagaGAGGAGAATCACTCGCACCTTTTGGGGGATTGtgtagaattggaattggaagagAAGGCGAGAATAGTACTAGAAAACGATTCATTCATCGTAATTGTCCCATACTGGGCTGTGTGGCCATTTGAAACTATGGTTGTGTCTAAGAGTAAGGTGGCTTCCATAGataaatttaatgaaatgCAAAGAAGGGACCTTTCATCTATTTTACTTGAGTTAACAAAGAAATACGATAACCTTTTTCAAACAAGCTTTCCATACTCAATGGGGATTCATCAAGCACCTTTAAACGCTCAGGGTGATGATCTGGAAAATAGTTGGTTTCATATGCATTTCTATCCGCCTTTGTTAAGGTCTGCCACGGTGAGGAAATTTTTAGTTGGGTTTGAATTATTGGGAGAACCTCAAAGAGATTTAACTGCTGAACAAGCGGCTCAAAGATTAAGGGATGTGGATGGTACAGTACATTATTTAGAAAGAAACGATGTTTAAATTATTCTAGAAGTATCGATCTACGAAAAGTGAACTTTTGCATAATATGAGAGGCTTAGtatccaaaatttgtgTTTTGAATTATACATCAGCAAGTTACGGGGAGAGtatatcaaagaaatttttgcGTATAAATAATATAAATTTAGAAAACCATTAATTGAATGGGTACAAATTTAAAGTTAGTGGCAACCGCAGCTCTTTTCATTGGTACAGGCACAATCTATACCACAGCTCTGACATTGGGGTTTACTAGAGCACGAACATTTTTCAGAGCTGGCGCACTTATTACAGCAACTGCTACTGCCCTGACATGAATTCTTGCACGAGACACAGGCTTGGTTCATAATTTCTCTTAACATTTTCTATTTGATTTGTTGTTTGGTTCTGGTTACTTATTAGTCAATTGAGTCCCCAGATCCTTTGCTTTCtatcaattgatctctttTATATGCCTTGAGATTTAAACGCTGACATATGtaacttttctttttctttagAAGTGCGAATATTTAGCTGACAGCGCATCATATCGTACGAGCTGTGTTTCCAGTTAATTCCAGTCCTCTCATTATTCAATTAGAATAAACTATAGGATGGTTGGTTGTAGTATTGCTTACTTAACTAAATGGCCTATAAATCAGCGATTGTTTCTCAGCCAAGGCGCAAGACAGACATTTAGCACTATTCGTAATAGTGTGACCAAATTTCACGTGACATATTTTTTAAATAAGTTATACGCTACTTCTTTAATAGAACCATTTCTCATGTACGTATGGTTTGTTTCGCATCCGTTTCTCACTTGACGAAAACTTTATGGTTTATTTTCCTTATAACACACCGGAgtcaaaagaaagataaaaacaaaaaatagATAAAAAATCAGCCGTTCATTAAGCGGCTGACGTTGAGATAGATTTTCTTTAAATATACGCTAGTTTGTCATTACTCCAAGGCCACTTAAAGTAACGGTAGCCATGAATTAGAGGGATATTCTTGTTTGTTATGTCAGAATTATTCTGGTGAAGATATATGTGTGAATTGTAAGCTATTTTTTGATATTGTAAATGTTATCGTTTGAGAACCCCTTCAAATTAAATTATAAGTTCGTTTAGTTGCTAACTCAGTTTAACGTTCTTTTAATAACTGTGTGGAGAGTATTTTTCAGTAGAGAATTGAGTTATCAACTACTCCACATTTTCT contains:
- a CDS encoding uncharacterized protein (similar to uniprot|P13045 Saccharomyces cerevisiae YDR009W GAL3 Transcriptional regulator involved in activation of the GAL genes in response to galactose forms a complex with Gal80p and Gal4p to relieve inhibition by Gal80p binds galactose and ATP but does not have galactokinase activity and similar to YBR020W uniprot|P04385 Saccharomyces cerevisiae YBR020W GAL1 Galactokinase phosphorylates alpha-D-galactose to alpha-D-galactose-1- phosphate in the first step of galactose catabolism expression regulated by Gal4p) codes for the protein MYLCNNLTSIPLAMSVPTYSLDRCNEITRRFFETFGEDADFVSRSPGRVNIIGEHIDYCNFSVLPMAIDVEMLLAVRVVRGSTSITLANADPKFAPRCFDIPLEESIGIDPALSDWSNYFKCGLLVAQNFCQETGQPMRDVGMQVFCQGSVPTGGGLSSSAAFICATALATIRAVKGSQCEISKQDLTRITADAEHYLGVNNGGMDQCASVCGEKDHALYVEFKPVLKATPFPLPASVRFIIANTLVVSNKFETAPTNYNLRVVECTIAASVLAHTHGVSLPGEKTPGNLRQVIYTLCERREGTESTAVEINESDKIDKEIQKLQYALRLVEETLGPKSKGYTMSEASAALDMTPEEFTREYLTSFPVRFHLLQLYLRAKHVYLEALRVLQCLRLMTSVHGTSTDTQQFLRDFGTLMNASQASCRDNYGCSCEGTEQICRIALNNGSLGSRLTGAGWGGCTISLCPDEQSVTDIKRALIKQYYNERFPHMPPSELEAAIIVSKPVAGSALYEHLQM
- the GAL10 gene encoding bifunctional UDP-glucose 4-epimerase/aldose 1-epimerase (similar to uniprot|P04397 Saccharomyces cerevisiae YBR019C GAL10 UDP-glucose-4-epimerase catalyzes the interconversion of UDP-galactose and UDP-D-glucose in galactose metabolism also catalyzes the conversion of alpha-D-glucose or alpha-D-galactose to their beta-anomers); its protein translation is MVSKVLVTGGAGYIGSHAVVELLANGYECVVVDNLSNSSYESLARVQVLAKKYVPFYKVDLIDLEALTKVFEEHSDIESVIHFAGLKAVGESSQIPLQYYQNNVSGTLVLLQLMQKYRVKEFVFSSSATVYGDYTRYPGIIQVPETCPLQPTNPYGHTKFTIENILRDVSASGGWKFAILRYFNPIGAHPSGLIGEDPLGIPNNLLPYMAQVAVGRREKLSVFGNDYDTRDGTPIRDYIHVVDLAKGHVAALKYLQDQENDICEEWNLGSGKGSSVLEMYDAFTRSCGIKISKEIVGRRNGDVPLLVAKPTKAELELNWKTELGVKESCEDLWRWVTKNPFGYSQHGVIGTTVHKGDYDNRLVTLGHGSRFQLIISNRGASIIDLLVDGQSIVLGPGDPGDYSGATIGRYANRIVGGKYDLDGKVHQLTTNDNGNTNHSSVGCYSEKHFLGPLVKTPSKGVFIAEYVLLDEQPRDFQSDLQVSVIYTLDVQAKALDIQYQAVLTKGESTPINLTNHTYFNLNKVNADTVQGTEIRLATNKAVGLDGTLHQVDVSTFNDKEEEVTILDSVEPRIDHCFVVAESTSLDSTKGKLRPVLRASHPESHISLEVLTTEPSFQLYTGDGLTGFTPRSGFAVEPARYVNAINDERWKKTVTLSQGDAYRSRIVYRFT
- the GAL7 gene encoding UDP-glucose:hexose-1-phosphate uridylyltransferase (highly similar to uniprot|P08431 Saccharomyces cerevisiae YBR018C GAL7 Galactose-1-phosphate uridyl transferase synthesizes glucose-1-phosphate and UDP-galactose from UDP-D-glucose and alpha-D-galactose-1-phosphate in the second step of galactose catabolism) gives rise to the protein MTAAFILEDHSHRRYNPLKGTWVLVSPHRAKRPWLGQKEVASKPDNPPYDPECYLCPGNSRATGATNPQYDSTFIFVNDFSAVKLDQPHDIGERAGEESLKQRLFKTESVRGVCFVICFSPQHNLTIPQMPLNEVVKIVEAWNELYQTVSFEAAQQGKPFKYLQIFENKGTAMGCSNLHPHGQAWCLESVPTEVLEELKSIKNYREENHSHLLGDCVELELEEKARIVLENDSFIVIVPYWAVWPFETMVVSKSKVASIDKFNEMQRRDLSSILLELTKKYDNLFQTSFPYSMGIHQAPLNAQGDDLENSWFHMHFYPPLLRSATVRKFLVGFELLGEPQRDLTAEQAAQRLRDVDGTVHYLERNDV